Proteins from a single region of Haloarcula laminariae:
- a CDS encoding SRPBCC family protein, with the protein METVTVTETLDDDIDRIRDAVTDIGPFMRAADFDDVVVDGDIVRITNHVGLATIELELEIVADSDAVLTYEQRDGIFEEMVTRYTLTETDEGVEIEATTEFAVQAKLIGPVLDATVVSRQRRLELRSQFEYLESLSE; encoded by the coding sequence ATGGAGACTGTCACAGTCACCGAGACGCTCGACGACGACATCGACCGCATCAGAGACGCGGTAACGGATATCGGCCCGTTCATGCGCGCCGCCGACTTCGACGACGTGGTTGTCGACGGCGACATCGTTCGAATCACCAATCACGTCGGGCTCGCCACCATCGAGCTGGAACTGGAAATCGTGGCGGACAGCGACGCGGTCCTCACCTACGAGCAGCGGGACGGCATCTTCGAGGAGATGGTCACCCGGTACACGCTGACGGAGACCGACGAAGGTGTCGAAATCGAGGCCACCACGGAGTTCGCGGTCCAGGCGAAGCTCATCGGCCCGGTGCTGGACGCGACAGTGGTCTCCCGCCAGCGCCGGCTCGAACTGCGGTCCCAGTTCGAGTATCTCGAATCGCTCTCGGAGTGA
- a CDS encoding DUF2249 domain-containing protein, translated as MGELDGSLLHRTDAPTDAPVETLDVRQLGPPKPLRKTLELLPELDDETVLVQYNDRAPQHLYPKLDDRGYSYETVTQTGVTTTVIWAEE; from the coding sequence ATGGGAGAGCTAGACGGTTCATTGCTGCACCGGACTGACGCGCCGACCGACGCGCCGGTCGAAACGCTCGACGTGCGCCAGTTGGGCCCGCCCAAACCGCTCCGGAAGACGCTGGAACTGCTGCCGGAGCTGGACGACGAGACGGTGCTGGTACAGTACAACGACCGCGCGCCACAGCACCTCTACCCGAAACTCGACGACCGCGGGTACAGCTACGAGACGGTCACGCAGACGGGCGTGACGACGACGGTCATCTGGGCCGAGGAATGA
- the nirK gene encoding copper-containing nitrite reductase codes for MSTIPEPTRRRVLQALGAGSVLLAGCSSSSPEATPEQQTTSTPQTPSANAAQSTDVDRVAADPTDIPDPIDRDTSETIEVEMTTHEQVAEIEPGVTYEYMTFDGQIPGPMIRVRRGDTVELTITNDESNVMPHNIDLHAVRGPGGGAEDSTVAPGETATFQFKATYPGAFIYHCAVPNMDYHISSGMFGMILVEPEDGLPEVDHEFYFGQQELYTTGDTGEKGHHDFDMDAMAAEEPTYVLINGEKTAITPDKYGSPTVNVGEDARVYFVTGGPNLDSSFHPIGSVWDEVYPQGSIASDPHRFVQTTPVKPGSCAITTLHAEVPGNIKLVDHALSRVARKGALAVISREGEENTEVFDPDP; via the coding sequence ATGTCAACGATACCAGAGCCAACTCGGCGGCGCGTCCTACAGGCGCTCGGTGCTGGAAGTGTCCTGCTGGCAGGCTGCAGCAGTTCCAGTCCCGAGGCCACGCCCGAACAGCAGACCACGTCGACGCCACAGACTCCGAGTGCGAACGCCGCACAGAGCACCGACGTCGACCGTGTCGCCGCCGACCCGACCGATATTCCGGACCCGATAGACCGGGACACGTCGGAAACCATCGAGGTCGAGATGACGACCCACGAGCAGGTCGCGGAGATAGAGCCCGGTGTCACCTACGAGTACATGACCTTCGACGGGCAGATTCCGGGGCCGATGATACGCGTCCGCCGAGGGGACACGGTGGAGCTGACCATCACGAACGACGAGAGCAACGTGATGCCCCACAACATCGACCTCCACGCCGTTCGGGGGCCAGGCGGCGGGGCCGAGGACTCCACGGTCGCGCCCGGCGAGACGGCGACCTTCCAGTTCAAGGCCACCTACCCCGGCGCGTTCATCTACCACTGCGCCGTCCCCAACATGGACTACCATATCTCCTCGGGGATGTTCGGGATGATCCTCGTCGAACCCGAGGACGGCCTGCCCGAGGTGGACCACGAGTTCTACTTCGGCCAGCAGGAGCTGTACACGACCGGCGACACCGGCGAGAAGGGCCATCACGACTTCGACATGGACGCGATGGCCGCCGAGGAGCCGACCTACGTCCTCATCAACGGGGAGAAAACCGCCATCACGCCCGACAAATACGGCTCGCCAACCGTCAACGTGGGTGAGGACGCCCGCGTCTACTTCGTCACCGGCGGGCCGAACCTCGACTCCAGCTTCCACCCCATCGGCTCGGTGTGGGACGAGGTGTACCCACAGGGGTCCATTGCGAGCGACCCCCACCGATTCGTCCAGACGACGCCGGTCAAACCGGGGTCGTGTGCCATCACCACGCTCCACGCTGAAGTGCCAGGCAACATCAAGCTGGTCGACCACGCGCTCTCCCGGGTCGCCCGGAAGGGTGCGCTGGCGGTCATCTCTCGCGAAGGCGAGGAGAACACCGAGGTCTTCGACCCCGACCCCTGA
- a CDS encoding ParA family protein, translating to MLSYTVYSEAGGVGKTSLTANLAVAHARAGLKPLVVPLDPQDGDLSRLLGVDSDRADSSADNLVRHMVNSPRGPFEDLIRTAEGVDVVPEHNMLSDLSDHLAREQSKAEDLGDAYNIYAQLQRVLREGGVGDRYDVLLCDPPATESDHLYNAIYATRNLVIPVEPSWKGQASVEGLAELATNFADQLNIEVGVLGAIPNGVKNTSDQREMLADIEFPTPEVIGDRTSLMEGCWKQQCSAFRYVQEHRSRRRDYEVETLAQLDRIARFLESELGIEAPNAPEPGALEEPA from the coding sequence ATGCTGAGTTATACAGTTTACTCAGAGGCCGGCGGCGTCGGCAAAACGTCGCTGACAGCGAACCTGGCCGTCGCGCACGCTCGCGCGGGACTCAAACCCCTCGTCGTTCCCCTGGACCCACAGGACGGGGACCTCTCACGATTGCTCGGCGTCGATTCGGACCGAGCGGACAGCAGTGCGGATAACCTCGTGAGACACATGGTCAACAGCCCTCGTGGGCCGTTCGAAGACCTGATTCGAACCGCGGAAGGCGTCGATGTCGTCCCCGAACACAACATGCTCTCGGACCTTTCGGACCATCTGGCACGCGAGCAATCGAAGGCCGAGGACCTCGGTGACGCGTACAACATCTACGCGCAGTTACAGCGCGTCCTCCGCGAGGGCGGCGTCGGTGACCGCTACGACGTCCTCCTCTGTGACCCGCCGGCGACCGAGTCCGACCACCTCTACAACGCGATCTATGCCACCCGGAACCTCGTCATCCCCGTCGAACCCTCGTGGAAGGGACAGGCCTCAGTCGAGGGGCTTGCGGAGCTTGCCACCAACTTCGCCGACCAGCTGAACATCGAGGTCGGGGTGCTCGGTGCCATCCCGAACGGTGTCAAGAACACGTCCGACCAACGGGAGATGCTGGCGGACATCGAGTTCCCGACGCCGGAGGTCATCGGGGACCGAACTTCCCTCATGGAGGGCTGCTGGAAACAGCAGTGTTCGGCGTTCAGATACGTGCAGGAACACCGCAGTCGCCGCAGGGACTACGAGGTCGAGACGCTGGCCCAATTGGA
- a CDS encoding nitric-oxide reductase large subunit, whose amino-acid sequence MELQRRTIAKVIAAAFIFNLVVMGAGAWFAYQEAPPIPDKMVGPDGQTVATGEDIRDGKKAFQRDGLMNHGSILGNGAYYGEDYTADALELKTQFMRTYYAEQRYGDTYENLPSEEQAAIADVVKSDMDDSYDGGNIQYSQAELFAHNQVREEYVQRYHEGSHERGVPVDMIDNEEEARQFADFAMWTAWFSHTDRPAGDHSYTNDWPYAPGAGNDATGAAMTWSVIAMVLLVAGAGFGIWLYNSVRLPEPSAEGLSVPEPGDVSVFPSQRSALRFVPVAAGLFLAQVLLGGLLAHFYIERAGFFGVEEIFGVHILQILPFAMAKTWHIDLGILWIAATWLGAGLFLPPLLTGHEPKHQSTLVDGLLGAIVVVTVGGLGGIWLGANGYFDGNLWWLLGNEGLEYLEVGKVWQGGLLVGFGLWAALAVRGLKPLLDKEPPYGLAHMILYAGGSIALLFTAGFFFTPTTNIAVTEFWRWWVVHMWVEGAFEFFIVAIIGLTLVSMNLLSRRSAEKAVMLQALLVMSTGVIGVSHHYWWVGMPDMWVPIGSVFSTLELIPLVFILYEALGQYQAMNEGGSFPYRLPFMFIIASGVWNFVGAGVLGFFINLPLINYYEHGTYLTVGHAHAAMFGAFGFLALGMVTYMLQISIKPGRWDGSWLRAAFWCWNVGLALMVFVSVLPVGFLQLEAVFTESYAVGRSLAFYNQPIVQNLFWARLPGDTLIIVGTALYAADLVRKRFVLRRSEDEPAVDDMAVAEGVLDDD is encoded by the coding sequence ATGGAGCTACAGCGCAGGACGATTGCGAAGGTCATCGCGGCGGCCTTCATCTTCAATCTCGTCGTGATGGGCGCAGGAGCGTGGTTCGCATATCAGGAGGCCCCGCCGATTCCGGACAAGATGGTCGGTCCGGACGGCCAGACCGTCGCCACGGGCGAGGACATCAGGGACGGGAAGAAGGCCTTCCAGCGTGACGGGCTGATGAATCACGGGTCTATTCTCGGGAACGGCGCGTACTACGGCGAGGACTACACCGCCGACGCGCTCGAACTGAAGACCCAGTTCATGCGGACGTACTACGCCGAACAGCGGTACGGCGATACGTACGAGAACCTCCCGTCCGAGGAGCAAGCCGCTATCGCCGACGTCGTCAAGTCCGACATGGACGACAGCTACGACGGCGGGAACATCCAGTACTCGCAGGCGGAGCTGTTCGCCCACAACCAGGTCCGCGAGGAGTACGTCCAGCGGTACCACGAGGGGAGCCACGAACGCGGCGTCCCCGTAGACATGATCGACAACGAGGAGGAGGCCCGCCAGTTCGCCGACTTCGCCATGTGGACGGCGTGGTTCTCCCACACCGACCGACCGGCGGGTGACCACTCCTACACGAACGATTGGCCCTACGCGCCCGGTGCCGGCAACGACGCCACCGGCGCGGCGATGACCTGGAGCGTCATCGCGATGGTGTTGCTGGTCGCGGGCGCCGGGTTCGGCATCTGGCTGTACAACTCCGTCCGACTCCCCGAGCCGTCGGCAGAGGGGCTCTCGGTGCCGGAGCCGGGTGACGTGAGCGTCTTCCCCAGCCAGCGGTCCGCACTGCGGTTCGTACCGGTCGCGGCCGGGTTGTTCCTGGCACAGGTGTTGCTGGGCGGGTTGCTCGCGCACTTCTACATCGAACGGGCCGGCTTCTTCGGCGTCGAGGAGATATTCGGCGTCCACATCCTCCAGATACTGCCCTTCGCGATGGCCAAGACGTGGCACATCGACCTGGGCATCCTCTGGATAGCCGCGACGTGGCTCGGCGCGGGGCTGTTCCTCCCGCCGCTTTTGACCGGTCACGAACCGAAACACCAGTCCACGCTCGTCGACGGGCTGCTCGGCGCTATCGTCGTGGTCACCGTCGGCGGGCTGGGCGGTATCTGGCTCGGCGCGAACGGCTACTTCGACGGAAACCTGTGGTGGCTGCTGGGCAACGAGGGCCTGGAGTACCTCGAAGTCGGGAAGGTCTGGCAGGGCGGCCTGCTGGTCGGCTTCGGGCTCTGGGCGGCCCTCGCCGTCCGCGGGCTCAAACCGCTGCTGGACAAGGAACCGCCGTACGGCCTCGCGCACATGATACTGTACGCCGGCGGCTCCATCGCCCTGCTGTTCACCGCGGGGTTCTTCTTCACCCCGACGACCAACATCGCGGTGACGGAGTTCTGGCGCTGGTGGGTCGTCCACATGTGGGTCGAGGGCGCCTTCGAGTTCTTCATCGTCGCCATCATCGGCCTGACGCTGGTGTCGATGAACCTGCTGAGCCGCCGGAGCGCCGAGAAGGCGGTCATGCTGCAGGCGCTGCTGGTGATGAGCACCGGCGTCATCGGCGTCTCACACCACTACTGGTGGGTCGGGATGCCCGATATGTGGGTGCCCATCGGGAGCGTCTTCTCGACGCTAGAGCTCATCCCGCTGGTGTTCATCCTCTACGAGGCGCTGGGCCAGTACCAGGCGATGAACGAGGGCGGGAGCTTCCCGTACCGGCTGCCGTTCATGTTCATCATCGCCAGCGGCGTCTGGAACTTCGTCGGCGCCGGGGTGCTGGGCTTCTTCATCAACCTCCCGCTCATCAACTACTACGAGCACGGGACCTACCTCACGGTCGGCCACGCCCACGCGGCGATGTTCGGCGCCTTTGGCTTCCTCGCGCTGGGGATGGTCACCTACATGCTACAGATATCCATCAAACCGGGCCGCTGGGACGGCTCGTGGCTCCGGGCGGCGTTCTGGTGTTGGAACGTCGGCCTCGCACTGATGGTGTTCGTATCCGTCCTCCCGGTCGGGTTCCTCCAGCTGGAGGCGGTGTTCACGGAGAGCTACGCCGTCGGGCGAAGCCTCGCCTTCTACAACCAGCCCATCGTCCAGAACCTCTTCTGGGCGCGCCTCCCCGGTGACACGCTCATCATCGTCGGCACGGCGCTGTACGCCGCGGACCTCGTCCGCAAGCGGTTCGTCCTCCGCCGGTCCGAGGACGAGCCGGCGGTCGACGACATGGCGGTGGCGGAGGGCGTACTCGACGACGACTGA
- a CDS encoding cupin domain-containing protein produces the protein MVATDFDSEREYDSDRFRARVLHESDAQKVVLGYFEPGQFIPVHAPDSDVAITVREGSGIVREGDRSHEVEPGSVVVVPAGEARGVRAETELEATLVTAPPPGEAAHEPVRRGLAEGTFEPE, from the coding sequence ATGGTCGCGACAGACTTCGACAGCGAGCGCGAGTACGACTCCGACCGGTTTCGCGCGCGGGTCCTCCACGAATCGGACGCACAGAAAGTCGTGCTCGGGTACTTCGAACCGGGGCAGTTCATCCCGGTCCACGCGCCCGACAGCGACGTGGCCATCACCGTCCGCGAGGGGTCCGGTATCGTCCGCGAGGGCGACCGGAGCCACGAGGTCGAACCGGGGTCGGTCGTCGTGGTGCCGGCCGGCGAAGCCCGCGGGGTCCGCGCCGAGACGGAACTCGAAGCCACGCTCGTCACCGCCCCGCCGCCGGGCGAGGCGGCCCACGAGCCCGTCCGCCGGGGGCTCGCCGAGGGGACGTTCGAGCCCGAGTGA
- a CDS encoding multicopper oxidase domain-containing protein gives MTKRFGAPGTGLSRREFLTATGATGLSAIAGCSTGGSDGPATTTATGTPPQSQSDAEDLPTTSPPSVVNVDEQGGEVTMRTQQARHDVHPLDTMGGPVEFPRVWAWQADDNDPSVPGPILRTTEGNDMEVTLDNSDGRRAHTIHFHGVQKTWENDGVPTTTGIEVPPGESHTYEIPANVPGTHFYHCHFQTQRHIDMGMYGIYRVDPEGYEPADREYFLTIKDWDSRVPKKWAGESDFTYDTSSRNPDVFTVNGKSAPRTLHPEQGSPIIVEEGDTVRVHLVNGGYMSHPMHIHNHRFQRVEKDGGTIPQAARHDMDVTNIAPAERHTIEFTADADPGVYLMHCHKVNHVMNGSFYPGGMLTGVVYKSVMDTDVFQQLMDYAGYDQ, from the coding sequence ATGACCAAACGTTTCGGGGCTCCTGGAACGGGGCTATCGCGGCGAGAGTTTCTCACGGCCACCGGTGCAACCGGCCTTTCGGCGATAGCGGGCTGTTCGACGGGTGGATCTGACGGACCGGCGACGACCACGGCCACGGGCACGCCGCCGCAGTCGCAGTCTGACGCCGAGGACCTCCCTACCACCAGCCCGCCGTCGGTCGTCAACGTCGACGAGCAGGGCGGCGAGGTGACGATGCGGACCCAGCAGGCTCGACACGATGTCCACCCGCTCGATACGATGGGCGGCCCCGTCGAGTTCCCGCGGGTCTGGGCGTGGCAGGCCGACGACAACGACCCGAGCGTTCCGGGCCCGATTCTCCGGACGACGGAGGGCAACGACATGGAGGTCACCCTCGACAACAGTGACGGGCGCCGGGCACACACGATTCACTTCCACGGCGTCCAGAAGACCTGGGAGAACGACGGCGTCCCGACGACGACGGGCATCGAGGTCCCGCCGGGCGAGTCACACACGTACGAGATTCCGGCCAACGTCCCCGGCACGCACTTCTATCACTGCCACTTCCAGACCCAGCGTCACATCGACATGGGGATGTACGGCATCTACCGGGTCGACCCCGAAGGCTACGAGCCGGCCGACCGCGAGTACTTCCTCACAATCAAGGACTGGGACTCCCGTGTCCCGAAGAAGTGGGCCGGCGAGTCGGACTTCACCTACGACACGTCCAGCCGAAACCCCGACGTCTTCACGGTCAACGGCAAGAGCGCGCCCCGGACGCTCCACCCCGAGCAGGGCTCACCGATAATCGTCGAGGAGGGTGATACCGTTCGCGTCCACCTCGTCAACGGCGGGTACATGTCCCACCCGATGCACATTCACAACCACCGCTTCCAGCGCGTCGAGAAGGACGGCGGGACGATTCCGCAGGCCGCCCGACACGACATGGACGTGACGAACATCGCCCCCGCAGAGCGGCACACGATAGAGTTCACGGCCGATGCGGACCCCGGCGTCTACCTCATGCACTGCCACAAAGTCAACCACGTCATGAACGGCTCGTTCTATCCCGGCGGGATGCTCACCGGCGTCGTGTACAAATCCGTCATGGACACGGACGTTTTCCAGCAGCTCATGGACTACGCGGGCTACGATCAGTAG
- a CDS encoding DUF2249 domain-containing protein, with amino-acid sequence MPAETLDLRDVPPSERHPKIHSAFEDLASGERLEIVNDHDPQPLFYEFQAEVEAFDAENYRCERQGVNEFVATLPKQ; translated from the coding sequence ATGCCAGCAGAGACACTCGATTTACGCGACGTGCCGCCCTCGGAGCGACACCCGAAGATTCACTCGGCGTTCGAGGACCTGGCGAGCGGTGAACGGCTCGAAATCGTCAACGACCACGACCCTCAGCCGCTGTTCTACGAGTTCCAGGCCGAGGTCGAGGCCTTCGACGCCGAGAACTACCGCTGTGAGCGCCAGGGCGTAAACGAGTTCGTGGCGACGCTCCCGAAACAGTGA
- a CDS encoding CGCGG family putative rSAM-modified RiPP protein: MTAHSHESAEPVTDRTHDNSWSANLEKPQHADDEELVLSQAEEAIERTVPGNHVNLVTHANHGHPESYLFPHLDDAYGDDVDVEYVQQCGCGGHVTRVQVR; the protein is encoded by the coding sequence ATGACCGCTCACTCCCACGAATCGGCCGAGCCGGTTACTGACCGCACCCACGACAACTCGTGGTCGGCGAACCTGGAGAAACCTCAGCACGCCGACGACGAGGAACTTGTCCTCTCACAAGCGGAAGAGGCCATCGAACGGACGGTGCCGGGGAACCACGTCAACCTCGTCACCCACGCGAACCACGGTCACCCCGAGAGCTATCTGTTCCCGCACCTCGACGACGCCTACGGCGACGACGTCGACGTCGAGTACGTCCAGCAGTGTGGCTGTGGCGGCCACGTCACCCGCGTCCAGGTCCGCTGA
- a CDS encoding helix-turn-helix domain-containing protein, whose amino-acid sequence MPNAKLRLTVPEEAWLGEITRRFPETRIRVLAAIPDGLSGVGLVEMTGPTAEGVVTAMAEQDDVTDIETLQRRDDEALVQFETSDPLLLLPARGSNVPLEMPFDIRDGEVTWTVTAPTEQLSELGGQLDEFGIDFSVEYIRQEPDRERLLTDRQQEVVEAAVDAGYYDTPRQCSLTELADRIDIAKSTCSNTLHRAEEAIIKEYVQREIVGDISAV is encoded by the coding sequence ATGCCAAACGCGAAACTCCGACTCACTGTGCCGGAGGAGGCGTGGCTCGGTGAGATTACTCGGCGCTTTCCGGAGACCCGCATCCGCGTGCTCGCGGCCATCCCGGACGGGCTGTCGGGCGTCGGACTGGTGGAGATGACCGGCCCCACGGCGGAGGGCGTCGTGACTGCGATGGCCGAGCAGGACGACGTCACCGACATCGAGACGCTCCAGCGGCGCGACGACGAGGCGCTGGTGCAGTTTGAGACGTCGGACCCCCTCCTGCTCCTGCCGGCCCGCGGCTCGAACGTCCCCCTGGAAATGCCGTTCGACATCAGGGACGGCGAGGTCACGTGGACGGTGACGGCCCCGACCGAACAGCTCTCCGAGCTGGGCGGCCAACTGGACGAGTTCGGTATCGACTTCTCGGTGGAGTACATCCGTCAGGAGCCGGACCGGGAGCGGCTGTTGACCGACCGCCAACAGGAGGTCGTCGAGGCGGCGGTCGACGCGGGGTACTACGACACGCCCCGCCAGTGTTCGCTGACCGAGCTCGCCGACCGCATTGACATCGCGAAGTCCACCTGCTCGAACACCCTCCACCGGGCCGAGGAAGCGATAATCAAGGAGTACGTACAGCGCGAGATAGTCGGCGACATCTCGGCGGTGTGA
- a CDS encoding DUF2249 domain-containing protein, translated as MTADTVLDVREVEGEPFGDIVAALDELDEGATLELVNSFEPEPLYDVLTTRGFEYESEQVTPEEWRVRIRHAD; from the coding sequence ATGACGGCAGATACCGTACTGGACGTGCGCGAGGTCGAGGGCGAGCCGTTCGGTGACATCGTCGCCGCCCTGGATGAACTCGACGAGGGGGCGACGCTGGAACTGGTCAACAGCTTCGAGCCGGAGCCGCTGTACGACGTGTTGACGACCCGCGGCTTCGAGTACGAGAGCGAACAGGTCACGCCCGAGGAGTGGCGCGTCAGGATTCGACACGCCGATTAG
- a CDS encoding plastocyanin/azurin family copper-binding protein, producing MERRQLLKTSGAALTAGLVGMAGCSGGSDDTAGEDTPQSTDSQSDSSSSPSGSVDGTTVQMITEGGEYYFDPIGLAVEPGTTVTFVNESGSHSSLAYKDGVGQASTTRIPDGADSWESSILTESGGTFEHTFETSGTYDYFCGPHKSLGMVGRIVVGEPGGPAEGSMPPDGDVPESQTIVDSGSVAYSDF from the coding sequence ATGGAACGGAGACAACTCCTGAAAACGAGCGGCGCCGCACTGACTGCTGGACTCGTCGGAATGGCCGGCTGTAGCGGCGGGTCCGACGATACCGCGGGTGAGGACACCCCGCAGTCCACCGATTCACAGTCCGATTCCTCTAGTTCGCCGTCCGGCTCCGTCGACGGAACGACCGTCCAGATGATCACGGAGGGCGGGGAGTATTACTTCGACCCGATCGGCCTCGCCGTCGAACCGGGGACCACGGTCACGTTCGTCAACGAGAGCGGCAGCCACTCCTCGCTGGCGTACAAAGACGGGGTCGGGCAGGCGTCGACGACCCGCATCCCCGATGGCGCCGACTCCTGGGAGAGCTCGATTCTCACCGAGTCGGGCGGGACCTTCGAGCACACCTTCGAGACCTCCGGGACGTACGACTACTTCTGTGGCCCCCACAAGTCGCTGGGGATGGTCGGCCGGATCGTCGTCGGGGAACCGGGCGGCCCCGCCGAGGGGAGCATGCCGCCGGACGGTGACGTCCCCGAGAGCCAGACTATCGTCGACTCGGGCAGCGTCGCCTACTCGGACTTCTAG
- a CDS encoding cupin domain-containing protein, which translates to MERATVDADEAGRQSLFEGEPRTVLLSLAAEERVPPHSHPERAVVFQVLSGEIELTLDDETETLQAGELVRFDGDCDISPYATTASRALVTLAKS; encoded by the coding sequence GTGGAACGAGCCACGGTCGACGCCGACGAGGCGGGCCGTCAGTCCCTCTTCGAGGGCGAGCCCCGAACCGTCCTCCTCTCACTGGCGGCCGAGGAGCGAGTCCCACCCCACTCCCACCCCGAACGGGCCGTCGTCTTTCAGGTCCTCTCGGGGGAGATCGAACTGACGCTCGACGACGAGACCGAGACCCTGCAGGCCGGCGAGCTAGTCCGGTTCGACGGCGACTGCGACATCTCGCCCTACGCCACGACGGCGTCGCGGGCGCTCGTGACGCTCGCGAAAAGCTAG
- a CDS encoding radical SAM protein — translation MRPPTDTAQRPMVLIWEVTQACELACEHCRADAKPGRHPDELSTAEGKALLDDVREFSENQLVVLSGGDPMQRPDLVELVEYGTDIGLTMTLTPSGTSALTADSIEALAEAGLSRMAVSLDGATAGAHDEFRGERGSFEETLRAARAATQAGLPLQINTTVCDGTVDDLPAIADLVEDLGAVLWSVFFLVPVGRGRILDPVSPGRTEDVMTWLHDIRPDVPFGIKTTEAPHYRRVGLEAREQPTDDQPPGAKRRGGIIAGDGFAFVSHTGDVYPSGFLPKAAGNVRTDDVVDVYRNSDLFEALRDRSRLTGKCGACEYRHVCGGSRSRAYATTGDPLASDPLCAHVPEGWDAESGQSDVASD, via the coding sequence ATGCGACCACCGACGGATACGGCCCAGCGGCCGATGGTCCTCATCTGGGAGGTCACACAGGCCTGCGAACTGGCGTGTGAACACTGCCGGGCCGACGCGAAACCGGGGCGTCACCCGGACGAGCTCTCGACGGCCGAGGGGAAGGCCCTGCTCGACGACGTTCGGGAGTTCTCCGAGAACCAGCTCGTCGTGCTCTCCGGCGGGGACCCGATGCAGCGACCGGACCTGGTCGAGCTCGTCGAGTACGGCACTGACATCGGGCTCACGATGACGCTGACGCCGAGCGGGACGAGCGCGCTGACCGCCGACAGCATCGAGGCGCTGGCGGAAGCCGGGCTCAGCCGTATGGCGGTGAGTCTCGACGGGGCCACGGCCGGCGCTCACGACGAGTTCCGCGGCGAGCGGGGGAGCTTCGAGGAGACGCTGCGAGCGGCCCGGGCGGCGACACAGGCGGGACTCCCGCTGCAGATCAACACGACAGTCTGTGACGGGACCGTCGACGACCTGCCGGCTATCGCCGACCTGGTCGAGGACCTCGGCGCCGTCCTCTGGAGCGTCTTCTTCCTCGTCCCCGTCGGTCGCGGGCGGATACTCGACCCGGTCTCGCCCGGGCGGACCGAGGACGTGATGACCTGGCTCCACGACATCCGGCCGGACGTGCCCTTCGGCATCAAGACGACCGAGGCCCCACACTACCGGCGTGTCGGCTTGGAAGCGCGCGAGCAGCCGACGGACGACCAGCCGCCGGGGGCGAAGCGCCGCGGCGGTATCATCGCCGGGGACGGGTTCGCGTTCGTGAGCCACACCGGCGACGTCTACCCGTCGGGGTTCCTCCCGAAAGCCGCCGGCAACGTCCGCACCGACGACGTGGTCGACGTGTACCGCAATTCCGACCTGTTCGAGGCCCTCCGGGACCGCAGCCGGCTCACGGGGAAGTGCGGCGCCTGCGAGTACCGACACGTCTGTGGCGGGAGCCGGTCCCGCGCCTACGCCACGACCGGCGACCCGCTGGCGAGTGACCCCCTCTGTGCGCACGTCCCGGAGGGGTGGGACGCGGAGTCCGGGCAGTCAGACGTCGCGAGCGACTGA